A stretch of Argiope bruennichi chromosome 10, qqArgBrue1.1, whole genome shotgun sequence DNA encodes these proteins:
- the LOC129988610 gene encoding speckle-type POZ protein-like, whose amino-acid sequence MGAATSSKDARRAHFTCIWAIENSLSLAHGTVLFSPVFDVKSMERTKWKLRPDVFISNVFVLLYRDEHDDGPEKIEIDYELSFLGTDGLPLISRTGTHIFLKGRHSGLQNFATKDEIFSSRRTEFLPRDVLTIRCRMWKKGIETPKPDVCFARTRLGLDRHCFVWAIKDFSSLHSGHERRRVLESTSEGSPQPVLIFCLRQCDGKEYICIDIDKGDVTKIPSVIGEIALLDAEGTAVYSEKVCKYILKGQMKLFRNFYETQILLYDKITLLPNDVLFLRCEIEILYDTVSSRIENSSECESAINTDLEDSHVEESDKSATASCPFKQNVHKFFEDGTLSDIILRADAKTYPAHKIILSSRSPVFKAMFTNDMKEKASRCINVPDVDAATMQRLLFYIYTNEVAEVPWEQTADLLRAADKYGLLELKRQCSTFLKSNISRTNVCVLLSLADMLQDEELHKAVLDFIVKNADIFKSQTWKLFKKEKSELAMETMERIVYNVANSDRRT is encoded by the coding sequence ATGGGTGCAGCGACAAGTTCCAAAGACGCGAGAAGAGCCCATTTCACATGCATTTGGGCGATAGAGAATAGTTTGTCTTTGGCACATGGGACAGTCTTGTTCAGTCCAGTATTCGACGTGAAATCGATGGAGAGGACTAAATGGAAATTAAGGCCAgacgtttttatttcaaatgtattcgTGTTACTATATAGGGACGAACATGACGACGGACCTGAGAAAATTGAAATAGATTATGAGCTTTCATTCCTTGGCACGGATGGCTTACCTTTAATATCGAGAACAGGTACCCACATATTCTTGAAAGGTCGTCACAGTGGCTTGCAGAATTTTGCaacaaaagatgaaattttttcttccagAAGAACAGAGTTTTTACCAAGAGATGTCCTTACAATACGATGCCGCATGTGGAAAAAAGGAATCGAAACGCCAAAACCTGATGTATGCTTTGCTCGTACCCGATTGGGATTGGATCGGCATTGTTTCGTCTGGGCTATAAAGGATTTTAGCTCTCTTCATTCAGGACATGAGAGAAGACGAGTGCTGGAATCAACCTCAGAAGGATCTCCTCAGCCGGTACTGATTTTTTGTTTAAGACAATGCGATGGCAAAGAATATATATGTATCGACATTGATAAAGGTGATGTGACAAAAATTCCAAGTGTAATAGGAGAAATAGCGCTTTTAGATGCTGAAGGTACAGCTGTATATTCTGAGAAGGTATGCAAATATATACTTAAAGGTCAAATGAAATTGTTTAGGAATTTTTATGAGACACAAATATTATTATACGATAAAATTACGTTATTACCTAATGACGTACTCTTCCTGCGTTGTGAAATAGAAATTCTTTATGACACCGTCTCGAGTCGGATAGAAAATTCCTCAGAATGTGAATCTGCAATCAACACAGATTTAGAAGACAGCCATGTTGAAGAATCGGACAAGTCTGCTACAGCCAGTTGTCCTTTCAAAcaaaatgttcataaatttttCGAAGATGGGACATTAAGTGACATCATTCTTCGTGCTGATGCGAAAACATATCCGGCACACAAAATCATTCTAAGCAGTCGCTCCCCCGTTTTCAAGGCAATGTTCACCAACGACATGAAGGAAAAGGCCAGCAGATGCATCAACGTTCCTGATGTGGACGCTGCCACCATGCAACGGCTGCTGTTTTACATCTACACAAATGAAGTGGCTGAAGTTCCTTGGGAACAAACTGCAGATCTGCTTAGAGCGGCTGATAAGTACGGTTTGTTGGAACTGAAAAGACAATGTTCGACTTTCTTAAAATCAAACATATCTAGAACTAACGTTTGTGTTCTCCTTTCTCTAGCTGATATGCTTCAAGATGAAGAACTTCACAAAGCAGTGCTggatttcattgtaaaaaatgctgatatatttaaatctcaaacatggaaactatttaaaaaagaaaagtctgAATTAGCCATGGAAACCATGGAAAGAATAGTTTATAATGTTGCAAACTCTGATCGAAGAACATGA